Proteins co-encoded in one Octopus sinensis linkage group LG6, ASM634580v1, whole genome shotgun sequence genomic window:
- the LOC115213066 gene encoding lysophospholipase-like protein 1, whose translation MALSAVKLLNPRVVAQTGPACTASIIFLHGSGDTGQGVREWLQMVIGHELAFPHIRVVYPTAPARPYTPMMGHQSTVWFNRKKISPFVEEDESVNPMCEKISELIDLEIKNGIPFNRIIIGGFSMGGCAALHVGYRFRPSVAGVFGMSCFLNEKSSVYKTLDTSSNLTQWPPLFMSHGKDDTLVLPEWGRVTYNELKSRGVDSELHMFDNLYHEFNKKTLHLLRSWILKHLPEES comes from the exons ATGGCATTATCTGCTGTGAAATTACTGAATCCACGGGTCGTTGCCCAAACAGGTCCTGCTTGCACAGCATCAATTATCTTCCTCCACGGTTCAG GTGATACTGGTCAAGGTGTAAGAGAATGGCTCCAAATGGTTATAGGACACGAGTTGGCATTTCCTCATATTCGAGTTGTGTATCCTACAGCCCCTGCCAG GCCCTACACCCCTATGATGGGACACCAGAGTACAGTATGGTTCAATCGTAAGAAGATCAGTCCATTTGTAGAAGAAGATGAATCTGTTAATCCAATGTGTGAAAAGATCTCTGAACTAATTGACCTTGAGATCAAAAATGGTATACCTTTCAACAGGATAATCATTG GTGGATTTTCCATGGGTGGCTGTGCAGCATTACATGTAGGTTACCGGTTTCGACCATCTGTGGCTGGAGTTTTTGGCATGTCCTGTTTTCTCAATGAAAAATCATCTGTTTACAAG ACTCTCGACACAAGCTCCAACTTGACACAGTGGCCACCATTGTTCATGAGCCATGGGAAGGATGATACCCTTGTCTTGCCTGAATGGGGTCGTGTTACATACAATGAACTGAAGAGCCGAGGAGTTGACTCCGAACTTCACATGTTTGATAATCTCTACCATGAATTCAACAAGAAAACTTTACACTTGCTACGAAGCTGGATTTTGAAGCATCTACCTGAAGAAAGCTAG